The Streptomyces sp. NBC_00178 genome contains a region encoding:
- a CDS encoding carbohydrate ABC transporter, translated as MTRPLLKAELKAQRSRDYLIAQRTAFIEKHGEDLGAFYFLIMLVQTHGRKALKRGDTAALRSLAHDLHALYLKHTA; from the coding sequence GTGACCAGGCCGCTCCTGAAAGCCGAACTCAAAGCGCAGCGTTCCCGCGATTATCTGATCGCCCAGCGGACCGCGTTCATTGAGAAACACGGCGAGGACCTCGGCGCTTTCTATTTCCTCATCATGCTGGTCCAGACGCACGGCAGGAAAGCGCTCAAGCGCGGCGACACCGCCGCCCTTCGGTCGCTGGCACACGACCTGCACGCGCTCTACCTCAAGCACACCGCGTAA
- a CDS encoding ATP/GTP-binding protein: MSTDDTEGQLINFPVAGDVLNRPPELPDPGRLFPPVRETPETPPESPEETTMELPVIPRPMDPEMALRSEGFSTPDIDGESGEGGDGEYVHRRSLAERLGDWLEYRIALGQARIESEAPFREAEIARKVELLNAKTAREVGLLEQHNKLRAAQLKARADKTAARGKGDAAGAKGGGGKSASGLGGDKGGRKNGPQGPAPRQQPKPQQPTKSPAPAPKQQPQKQPAPKQQPQKQVPPLKQTPQKQGPAPKEQPKPSPAPKEQPRKQPPPKQQPQKQGPGSKEQPKLGPAPKPSKGDDKTRQRDGAGGRKVDLSKDRLRKTPDGAKGGGAGPDTSGGKGDRNRSKIQYDEPKKLPPGVRHGSAEAYDEHQCRCRRCVNAAHRAGKRAEAKGGAAGTTGADTTAADGKNTPKNGPEATPGGPKPGAGTTGPGGARKGAEQPSGGSNASGPGTAKNGPGPGSGGASADGPGWPGNRTETAEWPGHETRKQPPPTPAGSEDDYVDAVVVERPLPPAPEPHTARPGTTRTPEQEPHMTHPTTTTSAQGGMAAQHRTDITFDQYLVEIANIALAAGADQERAEELAAALGKVADALRDMATDLVGDHNIDTKVTGLISDLADAAGRMKVQAERCAQTCEIAAEAARLAAVGVARTYGEDMRAVDDAGLTHASSATHHD, from the coding sequence GTGTCCACCGACGACACCGAAGGCCAGCTCATCAATTTCCCCGTAGCGGGTGACGTCCTCAACCGGCCGCCCGAACTCCCGGACCCCGGACGCCTTTTCCCACCCGTCCGGGAGACCCCGGAAACGCCGCCGGAATCCCCGGAAGAGACCACCATGGAACTGCCGGTCATTCCGCGCCCCATGGACCCGGAAATGGCGCTCAGGTCCGAGGGTTTCTCCACTCCGGATATTGATGGTGAATCCGGTGAGGGCGGCGACGGTGAATATGTGCATCGTCGGTCGCTCGCTGAAAGGCTGGGCGACTGGCTCGAATACCGGATTGCCCTCGGACAGGCGCGAATCGAGAGCGAGGCTCCTTTCCGGGAGGCGGAAATCGCCCGGAAAGTGGAGCTGCTGAATGCGAAGACGGCCCGAGAAGTCGGGCTGCTGGAGCAGCACAACAAGCTGCGCGCCGCCCAGCTGAAGGCGCGGGCCGACAAGACGGCGGCCCGCGGCAAAGGCGACGCGGCCGGGGCCAAGGGCGGCGGTGGCAAGAGCGCCTCCGGGCTGGGCGGTGACAAGGGCGGTCGCAAGAACGGTCCGCAGGGCCCGGCGCCCAGGCAGCAGCCCAAGCCTCAGCAGCCGACGAAGTCGCCGGCCCCCGCCCCCAAGCAGCAGCCGCAGAAGCAGCCCGCTCCCAAGCAGCAGCCGCAGAAGCAGGTGCCGCCGCTCAAGCAGACGCCGCAGAAACAGGGCCCGGCTCCCAAGGAGCAGCCGAAGCCGAGTCCGGCTCCGAAGGAGCAGCCGCGGAAGCAGCCGCCGCCCAAGCAGCAGCCCCAGAAGCAGGGGCCTGGTTCCAAGGAGCAGCCCAAGCTGGGCCCGGCTCCCAAGCCGTCGAAGGGTGACGACAAGACCCGGCAGCGGGACGGGGCGGGAGGCCGGAAGGTCGATCTGTCCAAGGACCGGCTGAGGAAGACGCCCGATGGTGCCAAGGGCGGGGGAGCCGGACCGGACACGTCGGGCGGCAAGGGCGACCGTAACCGGTCCAAGATCCAGTACGACGAGCCCAAGAAGCTTCCTCCCGGTGTCCGGCACGGGAGCGCGGAGGCCTACGACGAGCATCAGTGCCGCTGCCGGCGCTGCGTGAATGCCGCGCATCGTGCCGGGAAGCGCGCTGAGGCCAAGGGCGGCGCCGCCGGAACCACCGGTGCGGACACCACGGCGGCAGACGGCAAGAACACCCCGAAGAACGGCCCTGAGGCCACCCCTGGCGGCCCGAAACCGGGCGCCGGGACGACGGGGCCAGGCGGTGCACGGAAGGGCGCTGAGCAGCCGTCAGGCGGCTCCAACGCTTCCGGGCCGGGGACGGCGAAGAACGGCCCCGGTCCGGGGTCTGGTGGTGCGTCAGCGGACGGTCCGGGTTGGCCCGGAAACCGGACGGAGACGGCGGAGTGGCCCGGTCACGAAACCCGCAAGCAGCCCCCGCCGACCCCGGCCGGGAGCGAGGACGACTACGTGGACGCGGTCGTTGTCGAGCGCCCTTTGCCGCCTGCTCCGGAGCCTCACACCGCCCGCCCCGGCACCACCCGAACCCCCGAACAGGAGCCGCACATGACCCATCCGACCACCACAACATCGGCGCAGGGCGGCATGGCCGCCCAGCACCGCACCGACATCACCTTCGACCAGTACCTGGTGGAGATCGCGAACATCGCGCTGGCCGCCGGCGCGGACCAGGAGCGGGCGGAGGAACTGGCCGCAGCGCTGGGCAAGGTCGCCGACGCGTTGCGGGACATGGCCACCGACCTGGTCGGCGACCACAACATCGACACGAAGGTCACCGGCCTCATCTCCGACCTCGCCGACGCCGCCGGCCGCATGAAGGTCCAGGCCGAGCGGTGCGCGCAGACCTGCGAGATCGCCGCCGAAGCCGCCCGGCTCGCGGCGGTCGGGGTCGCCCGCACCTACGGCGAGGACATGCGCGCGGTGGACGACGCCGGGCTCACCCACGCCTCCTCCGCCACCCACCACGACTGA
- a CDS encoding conjugal transfer protein TraB, whose amino-acid sequence MSSELSPRPAASPAPADGDNRYKSVQLKLKKLAAAMDSSSDELGALQREMRANAERTEALAVDIANADLDTRFVELTNTVSVALGGAAHDVRKLHQSAQDVAETAHETQRTHSTLYGALDDLRSSRTERTPKPGFFAR is encoded by the coding sequence ATGAGCAGCGAACTCTCCCCCCGCCCGGCCGCCTCCCCCGCGCCCGCCGACGGCGACAACCGGTACAAGAGCGTCCAGCTGAAGCTGAAGAAGCTCGCCGCAGCGATGGACTCCAGCTCCGACGAGCTCGGGGCCCTGCAGCGCGAGATGCGGGCCAACGCCGAGCGGACCGAGGCCCTGGCCGTCGACATCGCCAACGCGGACCTCGACACCCGGTTCGTCGAGCTGACGAACACGGTGTCCGTCGCCCTGGGCGGCGCGGCCCACGACGTCCGCAAGCTCCACCAGAGCGCCCAGGACGTTGCCGAGACCGCCCACGAAACGCAGCGCACCCACTCCACCCTCTACGGCGCGCTGGACGACCTCCGCTCCTCCCGCACGGAGCGCACCCCGAAGCCCGGATTCTTCGCCCGCTGA